One genomic segment of Nitrospirota bacterium includes these proteins:
- a CDS encoding type II toxin-antitoxin system VapC family toxin has protein sequence MNAVIDTNVLVDYLRGVEAARAELQRYRAPAISVITWMEVLVGAQSDDEDRLLRSFLGRFEILPITQAVADQAVHIRRTDRLRLPDAIIWATARSHDALLVTRNTRDFPPDHPSIRIPYQA, from the coding sequence GTGAACGCCGTCATCGATACAAACGTCCTCGTTGACTATCTCCGCGGCGTCGAGGCCGCACGGGCCGAACTGCAGCGTTATCGGGCGCCAGCGATCAGTGTGATCACCTGGATGGAGGTCTTGGTCGGCGCTCAGAGCGACGACGAGGACCGCCTCCTCCGAAGTTTTCTCGGTCGGTTCGAAATCCTACCCATCACGCAGGCCGTGGCGGATCAAGCCGTGCACATCCGACGCACCGACCGCCTTCGGCTTCCCGACGCGATCATCTGGGCGACGGCTCGAAGCCACGATGCCCTGCTTGTCACTCGCAACACCCGGGACTTCCCTCCCGACCACCCGAGCATTCGTATTCCCTATCAAGCCTAA
- a CDS encoding ribbon-helix-helix protein, CopG family, producing MTIYDDAMRTIIELSEKALKALSEICLREKISRAEAIRRAVEAYTSRKAPPSEEAFGIWRSRDVDSLEYQDTLRAEWVVSERRHRYKRPR from the coding sequence ATGACGATATATGATGACGCCATGCGGACGATCATTGAACTGTCTGAGAAGGCGCTGAAAGCGCTTTCGGAGATCTGCCTGCGAGAGAAGATCTCGCGCGCCGAGGCAATTCGGCGAGCGGTTGAGGCGTATACGAGCCGGAAGGCGCCACCCAGCGAAGAAGCCTTCGGCATCTGGCGCTCGCGCGATGTCGATAGTCTGGAATACCAGGACACTCTGAGGGCGGAATGGGTCGTCAGTGAACGCCGTCATCGATACAAACGTCCTCGTTGA